In one window of Erwinia tasmaniensis Et1/99 DNA:
- a CDS encoding fimbrial protein: MKTNKVVIAAAFTAALGSASVLADTTNGQIEFQGELVNTACGLSTNSSPVSVDFGQVPVSALTQGGRAGSTTKNIELQHCDTTVATSAVVSYNPTSPNPKDNTLAAFTSGSASGAGIGLRDSANQDVVWGQGTAAVRLVNGTTTIPFVAYLKADNKEKTVTAGAFQSTINFQIAYQ, translated from the coding sequence ATGAAAACGAATAAAGTCGTTATTGCTGCTGCTTTCACTGCTGCTTTGGGATCTGCGTCAGTTTTGGCTGACACCACAAATGGCCAGATTGAGTTTCAGGGTGAACTGGTCAATACCGCATGTGGTCTGTCAACAAACTCCAGCCCGGTAAGCGTTGATTTTGGTCAGGTCCCTGTTTCAGCCTTGACTCAGGGCGGCCGCGCTGGCAGCACAACGAAGAACATTGAGTTACAGCACTGCGACACCACCGTTGCTACCAGCGCCGTGGTCTCTTACAACCCAACCAGCCCGAATCCGAAAGATAACACTCTGGCTGCATTCACCTCTGGATCGGCATCTGGTGCGGGTATCGGCCTGCGTGACAGCGCTAACCAGGACGTGGTATGGGGACAGGGCACCGCAGCCGTTCGTCTGGTTAATGGCACCACAACCATTCCCTTTGTCGCTTATCTTAAAGCGGATAATAAGGAAAAAACCGTCACAGCCGGTGCATTCCAGTCGACAATTAATTTCCAGATTGCTTATCAGTAA
- a CDS encoding RHS repeat domain-containing protein: MKSPSFYSQASNFISAVQGGVDPRTGLFNFNLSLVNLHSGKLAGPALSLSLQYSPLSSDNEGFGQGFSLNLTRYNIATRKLVLSTGEEYCISSSGKTVKQKKLKNFIFENTDNESYRVIYKSGLIESLSPFGVMFLPTRITAPDGRSLSLVWRSSHSPPRLEQITDDDGTVLCAISHADERLATLAFKVLPDHAESGYQTVFKFTNAYLTRVTSSADTVPLIWTFHYDDIGPGNDYRAITSVTSPTGLREQVTYYPDRAMAFPDIAGRHALPCVHVHKIFPGGGQPRTVTLWDWTEHNYLGREAGQNQWQPDTDEMLMILLNDYRYGSTEKVMGMDGSTVLSTVTRSYNSYHLQVSESTFRDGKTFLHATQYHAVPGATFDEQPAQYALPAQQTASWDDGSGATSRTLMTRWQFDEAGNPLRQDEPNGSVTEYVYYPAEGEGEACPADPHGFTRYLKSKTLTPLRIKGDEPLSRMVNTWKQQDVINGKGYAVVDDTITRTVGSARLFISRDYYRDVTDDLTFGREKARIITLTPCLEASETYTRRQSFTYRSTPQGLRQSESFTSHDGLTAYHTTLRHPSLGHLLSETDAQGVTAVRTYDKVGRVLTHSVMPGMLHERKTTWSYSIGDKGPVTLEMDAAGNQTKTFFDGAGRESSCRRLDRDASQKWFEISSRTWGPLGEMVAGSCNDWLTDSSVPQRLGTFVSYDGWGWIGEQGFTDGTKLVQANDPMLLTQTLSLHGSADGEDLNSGSFTTVLEERSRLPLSEVRKNAVGQAQSERSHEWDGLGRLRLDTDELNHKTALSYDAFGRVLTHILPDSTTVTRTYAAHLTGNQVTTLSVTGKDSDGNPRTWLLGTQEFDGFARVTQRSSGGRATLYAYEAAAPHPSSVTLPSGKIVKCTHVPELGNVLSSMTVDGVAQVFGYDPATGHPITAEEGDTRIEYSLNPSGSLKAERFTQWSLSREAGYTRTLAGKMVAYRDIAGKKTTCVRDATGRLITMKDVDLTVDLEYDALGRLNWQLVTNIATQATLITRLTFNDFGWETARIISDSSGGELKVTQSWLANGLMASRTTLRDKGVLREERFAYDARNRLVSYTVSGTSLPQDAYGHQITAQAYRYDALNNLTMITTPLIYGSIDVATYYYGNIADPTQLTAIIHSSIGYPRVIQLEYDAGGRLIRDEAGRVLSYDAIGRLTDINGESSYGYDALNRMISQNIRGKDGRQLYYRGAELVNEALVEQGEVSRLIKNGHSCLGIRDGSSVTLMAGDRHGSPVWSHDGGQKEGKQHFWSPYGTGEATDLLPGFNGERVDPVSGCYHLGNGCRTYNPVLMRFNSPDSLSPFGGGGMNAYAYCAGDPLNNTDPSGHMSWQGIMGIVTGALGLAFSAFTAGASIAAAGSVMAALGAASTTSLVAGGLGLLADATAIASGASQDNHPRASAVLGWVSMATGIAGVVAGLTHMATALRENKTNLHLSRFEEMGIRSPKVIGIHDFGGYNSDPYTPSVPVHATYTAIEWDSGLPRLNIVAHGLPGRILVDRNIWLDADALYHLLYEHGVIDYHYYEIRMLVCHSADPSSEGISVAQRLAQLTNKPVEGFHGIMTMHETLNITGVPISSVRMVNDAYMRGGEFAATEFMHRNRDFITIGPHPFAIMPNIPKTFFP, translated from the coding sequence ATGAAATCACCTTCTTTTTATTCCCAGGCGAGTAACTTTATCAGTGCCGTACAGGGAGGTGTCGATCCGCGCACCGGCCTTTTTAATTTTAATTTATCGTTGGTGAACCTGCACTCTGGCAAGCTGGCCGGCCCGGCACTGTCGCTATCGCTGCAATACTCGCCGTTATCATCGGATAACGAGGGATTTGGCCAGGGTTTTTCCCTCAACCTGACACGCTATAATATCGCGACCCGTAAGCTGGTGCTTTCCACTGGCGAGGAGTACTGCATCAGCAGCAGCGGAAAGACCGTTAAACAAAAAAAACTTAAAAACTTTATTTTTGAAAATACCGATAACGAAAGCTACCGGGTCATTTACAAATCCGGACTTATCGAAAGCCTCTCCCCATTCGGCGTAATGTTTCTTCCAACCCGTATCACGGCGCCTGATGGGCGAAGCCTTAGCCTGGTGTGGCGCTCATCGCACTCCCCGCCCCGGCTGGAGCAGATAACGGATGATGATGGCACGGTGCTGTGCGCCATATCCCATGCCGATGAGAGGCTTGCCACGCTAGCGTTCAAGGTGCTTCCAGACCATGCCGAATCGGGCTATCAGACCGTATTCAAATTTACCAATGCGTATCTGACCCGCGTAACCAGCAGCGCCGATACCGTTCCGCTTATATGGACATTTCATTACGATGATATCGGTCCTGGAAATGATTATCGGGCGATCACCAGCGTGACCTCGCCGACAGGGCTGAGGGAGCAGGTGACCTATTATCCTGACAGAGCAATGGCTTTCCCTGATATTGCAGGCCGTCACGCGCTGCCCTGCGTACACGTACATAAAATATTTCCGGGCGGCGGGCAGCCACGGACGGTCACGCTGTGGGACTGGACGGAGCATAACTATCTTGGCAGAGAGGCAGGGCAGAATCAGTGGCAGCCGGATACTGACGAAATGCTGATGATATTGCTCAACGACTACCGGTATGGCTCCACGGAAAAGGTGATGGGGATGGATGGCAGCACCGTGCTGAGCACGGTGACGCGCAGCTACAACAGCTATCATCTTCAGGTGTCAGAAAGCACGTTTCGCGACGGAAAAACGTTCCTTCACGCCACGCAATACCATGCCGTTCCGGGTGCGACTTTCGACGAACAGCCCGCCCAGTATGCTCTGCCCGCGCAGCAGACCGCATCCTGGGATGATGGCAGCGGCGCAACTTCGCGTACGCTTATGACCCGCTGGCAATTTGATGAAGCGGGTAATCCGCTGCGACAGGATGAACCAAACGGCAGCGTCACCGAGTATGTCTATTACCCGGCAGAAGGTGAGGGTGAGGCCTGCCCGGCCGATCCGCATGGTTTTACCCGTTATCTGAAAAGTAAAACGCTTACCCCGCTTCGCATTAAGGGAGATGAACCCCTCTCACGAATGGTCAATACCTGGAAGCAGCAGGATGTCATCAACGGCAAAGGCTATGCCGTTGTGGACGATACAATAACGCGAACCGTGGGCAGCGCACGCCTATTTATCAGCCGTGACTACTACCGTGATGTGACTGACGACCTGACGTTTGGTCGTGAAAAGGCGCGGATTATCACCCTGACACCCTGTCTGGAGGCCAGCGAAACCTACACCCGCCGGCAGTCTTTCACCTATCGATCCACGCCGCAGGGGCTGCGTCAGTCAGAGTCTTTTACCTCGCATGATGGCCTGACGGCCTATCACACTACATTGCGCCACCCCAGCCTCGGACATCTTCTGTCTGAAACGGATGCACAAGGCGTCACGGCAGTCCGCACTTACGATAAGGTTGGTCGGGTGTTAACCCACAGCGTGATGCCGGGGATGCTACACGAAAGGAAAACGACATGGTCATATTCCATCGGGGACAAAGGCCCGGTCACCCTCGAAATGGATGCGGCAGGTAATCAGACAAAAACCTTTTTTGACGGTGCCGGCCGGGAATCAAGCTGCCGACGTCTTGATAGAGATGCCTCGCAGAAGTGGTTTGAGATCTCGTCACGGACATGGGGGCCGCTGGGGGAGATGGTTGCTGGCTCCTGCAACGACTGGTTGACCGATTCATCAGTACCGCAGCGCCTCGGCACCTTCGTTTCATATGATGGCTGGGGCTGGATCGGTGAGCAAGGTTTTACGGACGGCACGAAGCTTGTGCAGGCCAACGACCCCATGCTGCTCACGCAAACGTTATCACTGCACGGTAGCGCGGACGGTGAAGATCTCAACTCGGGGTCATTTACCACCGTACTGGAAGAACGTAGCCGCCTGCCGCTCTCGGAGGTCCGCAAAAATGCCGTCGGTCAGGCGCAGAGTGAACGATCCCATGAGTGGGATGGGCTTGGGCGCCTGCGGCTGGACACGGATGAACTTAATCATAAAACTGCCCTAAGTTACGACGCCTTCGGACGCGTGCTGACACACATCCTACCGGACAGCACTACGGTAACACGAACCTATGCCGCTCACCTGACGGGCAATCAGGTCACCACCCTTAGCGTGACAGGCAAAGACTCTGACGGCAATCCGCGCACCTGGCTGCTCGGAACGCAGGAGTTTGACGGTTTCGCCAGAGTCACTCAGCGTTCAAGCGGTGGGCGGGCCACCTTATACGCCTACGAAGCCGCCGCACCGCATCCCTCTTCAGTTACCCTGCCGTCAGGGAAAATCGTGAAGTGTACGCACGTCCCCGAGTTGGGTAACGTGCTGAGCAGTATGACGGTTGACGGAGTGGCGCAGGTGTTCGGCTATGACCCGGCGACGGGCCACCCGATCACGGCAGAGGAAGGGGATACCAGGATAGAGTATTCTCTGAACCCTTCCGGTAGCCTGAAGGCTGAACGCTTCACCCAGTGGAGCCTTTCGCGAGAAGCTGGCTATACCCGTACGCTGGCAGGAAAAATGGTGGCGTACAGGGATATAGCCGGTAAAAAAACCACCTGTGTACGGGATGCGACTGGACGATTAATCACGATGAAAGACGTGGATCTGACGGTCGACCTGGAGTATGACGCGCTGGGGCGACTGAACTGGCAGTTGGTCACGAATATTGCCACGCAGGCTACGCTCATCACCCGGCTGACATTTAACGATTTTGGTTGGGAAACTGCCCGCATCATTTCTGACAGCAGTGGTGGCGAGCTGAAGGTGACGCAGAGCTGGCTGGCAAACGGCCTGATGGCGAGTCGGACGACTCTGCGGGATAAGGGCGTGTTACGAGAGGAGCGCTTCGCGTACGATGCCCGTAATCGTCTTGTCAGCTATACGGTGAGCGGTACCAGCCTGCCGCAGGATGCATATGGACATCAGATTACTGCACAGGCCTACCGATATGATGCGCTGAATAACCTGACGATGATCACCACCCCGTTGATTTACGGCAGCATTGATGTTGCGACCTATTATTACGGAAACATCGCCGACCCCACCCAGTTGACCGCAATAATACACTCCAGTATTGGCTATCCCAGGGTCATTCAGCTTGAGTATGATGCCGGTGGGCGCTTGATTCGGGATGAGGCAGGGCGCGTGCTCTCCTATGACGCGATTGGCAGATTGACCGACATCAATGGCGAAAGCAGCTATGGCTATGATGCGCTCAACCGCATGATTAGCCAGAACATCAGGGGCAAGGATGGGCGACAGCTATACTACCGTGGTGCAGAGCTGGTGAATGAGGCTTTGGTAGAGCAGGGAGAGGTATCCCGTCTGATTAAGAATGGGCACAGCTGCCTGGGAATACGCGATGGCAGCAGTGTGACGTTGATGGCTGGCGATCGGCACGGCAGTCCGGTCTGGTCGCATGACGGCGGTCAGAAAGAAGGAAAACAGCACTTTTGGTCACCCTACGGTACAGGAGAAGCGACCGACCTGCTGCCGGGTTTCAACGGTGAGCGGGTCGACCCGGTCAGCGGGTGCTACCACTTGGGTAATGGCTGTCGTACTTACAATCCTGTGCTGATGCGGTTTAATTCTCCGGACAGTCTTAGCCCGTTTGGCGGGGGCGGCATGAATGCTTATGCCTACTGCGCGGGAGATCCGTTAAATAACACTGACCCGTCTGGACACATGAGTTGGCAGGGGATAATGGGGATCGTGACGGGAGCGCTGGGGCTGGCCTTCTCAGCGTTCACTGCCGGGGCATCGATAGCGGCTGCGGGGAGCGTGATGGCGGCTTTAGGCGCGGCATCGACAACCTCACTGGTCGCAGGAGGGTTAGGCCTGCTAGCCGATGCGACGGCCATCGCCAGCGGTGCGTCGCAAGACAATCATCCGCGCGCATCGGCCGTACTGGGCTGGGTATCAATGGCGACGGGGATTGCCGGCGTGGTGGCTGGGCTGACGCATATGGCGACGGCCCTTAGGGAAAATAAAACTAATCTGCATTTGTCACGGTTCGAAGAGATGGGGATCAGGTCACCCAAGGTGATAGGCATTCATGATTTTGGCGGTTACAACTCTGACCCCTATACACCTTCAGTGCCCGTTCATGCCACCTACACGGCCATTGAATGGGATAGCGGCCTTCCCCGCCTAAATATCGTGGCGCATGGTCTTCCAGGACGCATACTTGTCGATCGTAACATATGGCTAGATGCCGATGCGCTTTATCACCTGTTGTACGAGCATGGCGTAATCGACTATCACTATTATGAAATCAGAATGCTGGTTTGTCATAGCGCTGACCCTTCGTCTGAGGGAATAAGTGTGGCGCAACGTTTAGCGCAGTTAACGAATAAGCCGGTTGAAGGTTTCCATGGCATTATGACCATGCATGAAACGCTGAATATTACCGGTGTGCCCATTTCATCAGTAAGGATGGTTAATGACGCCTATATGAGAGGGGGGGAGTTTGCCGCGACTGAGTTTATGCACCGAAACCGCGATTTCATCACCATTGGACCACACCCCTTCGCGATAATGCCTAATATCCCGAAAACATTTTTTCCGTGA